TCGCAGAAGAACAAGGAGCTACAAAAATATTAGGGATCGATTTAAGTAAGAAAATGATTGAGGAAGCCCAAAAGCGCAATTCAGGAAATCAAATTGAATATCGTATTAGCGGATTAGAGGAATATGACTATCCAGAAAATGAATGGGATTGTGTTATATCTAATTTAGCTCTGCACTATATAGAGGACATAGTGGAAATATTTCAAAAAGTGTATAGGACATTAAAACCAGGTGGAATTTTTCTTTTTAATATCGAACACCCTGTTTTTACCGCAGGAGTTGGGCAGGATTGGATTTATACAGATGATGGGAAACCGCAATATTGGGCGATTGATAATTACTTTATAACAGGAGAACGAAATACACATTTTTTAGGATGTGATGTAGTAAAACAACATCACACACTTACACAGATTATAATGGGATTGCTGAACAATGGGTTTGAGCTTAAAGTTGTAGAGGAAGCAGAACCGCCTAAAGAGATGATGGATATTCCGGGTATGGAAGATGAACTTCGCCGCCCGATGATGTTACTTGTAAAGGCGATAGCGAAAAAATAATATCTCTATTAGGAAAACTGATATACCCCAATTTAGAGAATGGCATAGTAATTCCTAGTGATAAAGAGAAAATGATTGCACTGGCAAATAAATACATTGAAAAAGAAAATGTAGATGCACTCATTCTCGCCTGTACGGAGCTGCCACTTGCCATAAAGCCCGAAGATGTTAATGTGCCAATCGTGAATACAACCCAAGTACATATCAATGCAATTTACCAATATGCAATTCGATAAAAATAGCAAAGCCAGCCGAGCCAGTCAACGGTCAAGATGAACGGCGCATTTCATGCGCCGCCGTTGACAGCCCCGCCCGTCTTTGCTAAAGGGTAATCAAGGCGGGAAAGCCCTAAAATGGCTTCACACCTATTTCAATAATTGGAGGAGATAAAAATGAGATCAGAAAAGGAAGTTTATGATATTGTTTTGAATTTTGCAAAAACAGACAAACGCATTCGCATGGTTACTTTGGAAGGATCTAGAACAAATACAAATATTCCGCCTGATGATTTTCAGGATTTTGATATTACTTTTTTTGTTACGGATATGGACAGCTTCACAAGTGATGATAAATGGCTAGATATATTTGGTGAAAGGTTGATTCTGCAAAAGCCGGAAGATATGGAATTATTTCCAGCTGTAGAAAAGGGATTTTCATATTTAATGCTGTTTACTGATGATGTTAAGATAGATTTAACTTTGCTGCCGCTGGAACTGATAGACGAGTATTTTACATGGGATAAACTGGTAAAGTTACTGTTGGATAAAGACAACCGTATCGTAAAGCCGCCAATACCAACGGATATAGACTACCACTTGCAGAAGCCTACTCAAAGAATGTTTGACGATTGCTGTAATGAATTTTGGAATACTACAACATATGTAGTAAAGGGCTTATGCCGCAAAGAAATTCTTTTTGCTATTGACCATATGAATGATATAGTACGAAAAGAATTGCTTCGCATGATTTCCTGGCTGATTGGTATCAAACAGGGATTTCATTTCAGTTTGGGAAAAAACTATAAATTTATGAAGCAATATGTCCCAGAGGAATTGTGGGAACGACTTATGTCCACTTATAATATGGATTCCTATCCCCATATGTGGGAATCCTTTGAACAATGTATGGCATTGTTCCGGGAGGTTTCGTCAGAAGTGGCATGCCAGTTGGATTACCAGTATCCACTATATGATGAAAAAATCAGTAATTATGTGATTCGGCAAAAGAAAAAATATGGCATTGAAGATGATAACAAATAAAATTTTTTCAATCGAAAAAATTTATTTTGATTATTCAATTTTGAAAAACTGAATACCTCAAAATCAGAAAGAGCGCGGACAAGCACTTTGAGGGATTGGCCGCCTTGTCCACCCATCCAGCGGGGCGGCGGGCGGCGGTCAAGGCCGGGTGTAACCCCGTTCATTTCAGCCTTGACGGTTGCCCGCTGTCCTGCTACTTTTCCGGGAGTGTGGCCACAACTTCGGGACACTTTGTCCACAAGTCAGAGCGTAGGACGAAGAACGGGGGCGTTCATATACGCCCTGTCTGCTGGCGAAAACAGACCTGCGCTTGCGGCTCCACGCCACACAAGCACAGCCCTGTTTTCCTGCCGCTTCAAATGCCCTTGCCCTCCCCGGCGGCAACGGCATTTTCACGGCAACGCCGACAGAGCGTATAACACACTACACTTTGCTTCGCAAAGTCGTGTGCCAAACGGGGGCGTTGCCCCCTTTGGAAACCCCCACAAGAAAAGGCGGTACGCTACCCCTCCACGGGGCGCATACCGCCTTTTCTTGTTATCCAGCCCTCCGGCTGTATCGGTTGAGCAAAAGTCAGCGTGGGATTGATGTGGTATCTTTAACTAAGTGAAACCCCCGTCTCCCATTTGGAGACCGCCGCCACCGAGACGCCCACCGCCTCGGCGAGCTGTGCCTGGGTGACGCCCCGCGCCTTGCGCAGGCGGGCGATCGCGCTGCCGATAGCAAGTTCCATGGTAAAAATCCTCCTTGTACAAGGTGCTTACGCCGATGCGTGTTGTCTATATCATACGCGTGCGCGCGCGCTGCTGGCAATGGCGGCGCATTCAAAGCGCGGCGCGAAAAATCAACCGTGGGTTAAATTCCGTGCATCGTCGCATAGGCGGCGCGCGCCGGTTGCATACTATGGAAATATGTTACAGGCATAGGAGCGGGCGCCTCCCGCGCCGTCATCACGGCGTTGTATTCCCCACATTATATTAGGAAAGCATCCTAGGAGAGGACGTGTTTGCATGGATTTTCTGCAGGACCTGCTGGCCGCCGTCGGCGTGGTGCTCAACGGCATTCCGCAGGGGCTGCTGGCCCTTTCGATGGGCTTTGCCTCAGTGCCCACGGCGCTGGGTTTTCTGGTGGGCGGCATCGCATGCATCCTTTTCGGGTCGGTCGCGCCCATCTCCTTCCAGGCCGAGACCATCGTGCTTGCAGGCAGCATGGGCAGAGACATGCGCGAACGGCTGAGCATGGTGTTTTACGCCGGCTTGCTCATGGCCGCACTGGGCGCATGCGGGCTGCTGGGCGGCATTGTGGATTTTGCCGGCGATGTGGTCATCAACGCGATGATGGCGGGCGTAGGGCTGGTGCTGGTCAGGCTGGCGCTGGACATGGTCAGGCAAAACAAGGTGGTGGGCATCACCTCGGTGGTCACCGCGGCAATCGTGTACTTCTTTCTGGGGCGCAACCTGGTCTATACCATCATCGTATCGCTGGTAGTGTCCAGCATCGCGGCCAGGGTGGCCAAACAGGCGGTGGGCAGGGACGCCGTGCTGGAAAAGATGGGCCGCCTGAAGCTGCAGAGGCCTACCTTGAACCTGCGCGTGGCGCGTGGCGCGCTGGCGCTGTGCTGCCTGACCGTCGGGGGTAACATCGCCTTCGGATCCATCACCGGCGCCATGGCGGGCGCTGCGGCAAACGTGGACCATCTGACCATTTACTCTGGCCTTGCCGACGCGGCCAGCAGCCTCTTTGGCGGCGCGCCGGTGGAGACCATCATCTCAGCCACGGGCAGCGCGCCCCACCCCGTGGCTGCGGGCGTGCTGATGATGCTGATCATGGCGGCGATCCTGTTCTTCGGCCTGTTGCCCAGGGTGGGCAGGCACGTGCCCAGCCAGTCCATCGCGGGGTTTTTGCTGATCCTGGGCGCGGCGGTCACCGTGCCCACCAACGCGGCCGCCGCCTTTGCGGGCACGGGCGCGGGCGATCCCATCCTGGCGGGCGTGACCATGGCCGTCACCGCCTTTACCGATCCGTTTTTCGGCATCCTGGCGGGCATCGCGCTGCAGGCGCTACTGCGCCTCGGCCTGGGCCTGTAGAGAGAGGAGCGTAGAGGCGTATGGAAGCATCGTATTACGAGCTACACGTGGCGGGCATCACCCGCCAGCTGCCCATCCTGCAGGTGGCGCCCAACCTTGCGATTGCAAGCTTTGTAATCCTGGGCGACTGCCAGATGGTCAGCGCCGCTGCGCCGCTGCTGGCAGAGCGGCTGCCCCAGGTGGATTACATCGTCACCGCCGAGGCCAAGGGCATTCCCCTGGCCTATGAGATCAGCCGCATCAAGCAGCTGCCCTACTACATTGTGGCGCGCAAGAGCATCAAGCCCTACATGGCCCAGCCCCTCACCGATGCGGTGGTTTCTATCACCACGCAAAAAATGCAGTCCCTGTGCCTGGATGGCAGGGACGCCCGCGCCATTGCGGGCAGGCGCGTGGCCATTGTGGACGACGTGATTTCCACCGGCGAGAGCCTCGCTGCCGTGGAGCGTCTGGTGGAAAAGGCGGGGGCGCAGGTGGTGGCGCGCGCTGCCATCCTGGCAGAGGGGGCGGCCGCCAAGCGCAAGGATATTTTCTTTTTGGCGACCCTGCCCCTCTTCCCGCGCTGAATCAATCCGTATATGCCCGCCCCATGCGTGAAAAAGCGCGTAGGCGGGCGTTTTTGCGGCATAATCCTGACTAAATTGATAGAAATTGTTCAGTATAAATGAAAAAGGAGCGCGCGCCGCATTGACGATTGGGTATGGGGGCGGTATCATCAAATAAGAACAGGGTTATACTGGCGGTAAAAGGCGAAGGGGTGCGCTTGCGCGCAACGTTTTAAGGAGGAGTTTGTCGTGATGGAAAGCCTGCATCCGGCGCTGCTGGCGCTGCTGGGCACGGGGTTCACGTTTCTGATGACGGCGGCGGGCGCGGCGGTGGTGTTTTTTTTCCGCGGCGAGATCAAGCCCAGCATCCAGCGCGTCTTTCTGGGGTTTGCCGCGGGCGTGATGATCGCCGCCTCGGTGTGGTCGCTGCTCATCCCCGCCATCGAGATGGCGGAGGAACAGCAGCTCATCGGCTGGATACCCGCGGCGCTGGGTTTTGTCATTGGCGGGGTGTTTATGCTGGTGCTGGATCGCGTGATGCCGCACCTGCACCCGGGCAGCCGCAACCCCGAGGGCACGCAAAGCAACCTCAAGCGCACCAGCATGCTGGTGCTGGCCGTCACGCTGCACAACATCCCCGAGGGCATGGCGGTGGGCCTGTCCTTTGCGTTGAGCGTGCAGGCGGGGGCCAACGTGACGCTGGCCGCGGCCATGGCGCTTGCGCTGGGCATCGGCCTGCAGAACTTTCCCGAGGGCGCGGCGATCTCCCTGCCGCTGAAAAAGGAGGGGCTCTCGCGCACCCGCTCGTTCGTCTACGGGGCGCTCTCGGGCATCGTGGAGCCCATCTTCGGCGTGCTGACCGTGTTTATCGCGGGCGCGGCGTCGGTGGCGATGCCCTACCTGCTCTCCTTTGCCGCCGGAGCCATGATTTACGTGGTGGTGGAGGAGCTGATACCCGAGGCCCATCTGGGCGAGCACTCCCACGCGGGCACGCTGGGCGTGATGCTGGGCTTCCTCGTGATGATGATACTGGATGTGGCGCTGGGCTAGGCCGCCCCAAAGGGCCACGTTACGAAAGGGGAGATCCATCCGATGGATTTACTGACATTGCAAAACGTATCGATGCAGGTGGAGGATCAAAAGGAAATCCTCAAAAACATTGATCTTTCCATTGCGCCGGGCAAGCTGGTGGCGGTCACCGGCCCCAACGGCGGGGGCAAGTCCACGCTGGCCAAGGTGGTGGCGGGCATCCTGCAGCCCACGGCGGGGCGCATCCTCTACGAGGGGAAGGACATCACCCAGGCGTCCATCACCCAGCGCGCGCAGATGGGCATCGGCTTTGCGTTCCAGCAGCCGGTGCGCTTTAAGGGCATCACCGTGCGCGATATCGTCAACCTGGCGGCGGGCGCGACGCTTACGGACATGCAGCTGTGCGATTACCTGAGCGACGTGGGCCTGTGCGCGCGCGATTATATCGACCGCGAGATCAACGCAAGCCTATCAGGCGGGGAGATCAAGCGCATTGAGATCGCGGGCGTGATGGCCCGCAAGAGCCGCTTGACCATCTTTGACGAGCCGGAGGCGGGCATCGATTTGTGGAGCTTCAATAACCTCATCGGCGTCTTTAAAAACCTGCGCCGCACGCTGCAGGGTTCGGTAATCATCATCTCCCACCAGGAGCGCATACTGGACATTGCCGACGAGATTGTGGTGCTATCGGGCGGCCAGATCACTGCGCGCGGCGCGCGCGAGCAGATTCTGCCCGAGCTGCTGGCAAGCGAGGGGCAGTGCCTGTTCTGCCCTGGCAAGGAGGTGCAATAAACCCATGCATGATATTTTAAAAAAGCTGCTCAACCTGGTGACGGACGACGGAATCGTGGATCCCAAGTGGGCGTATAATATCCGCGAGGACGGCGCCTGCGCGGGCAGGCAGAACAGCCAAAACGTGACCATTACCTCCAAAGAGGGCGTATCGGGCATTGACATTACCGTCAAGCCGGGCACCAAGGGCGAGCGCGTCTACATACCGGCCTGCATTACCCACAGCAACGTGGACGACCTGGTGTACAACGACTTTCACATCGGCGCGGGCGCGGACGTCACCATCGTGGCGGGCTGCGGCGTGCACACCGAGGGGGAGGAAGACAGCCAGCACAACGGCATACACCGGTTTTTTATCGCAGAAGGCGCGCGTGTGGTGTACCTGGAAAAACACATCGGCATCGGGGAGGGCACGGGCAAGCGCATCATCAACCCCGAGACCTATGTGGAGCTGGCTAGGGACGCCACCATGCAGATGGACACCACCCAGATCAAGGGGGTGGACTCCACGGTGCGCACCTCGCGCGCCGTGCTGGAGGCGGGATCGCGCCTGATCATCCGCGAGAAGATCATGACCCACGGCCAGCAGCGCGCCGAGACAGTCTTTCATGTGGACTTAAACGGCGAGGACGCGGGGTGCGACTTAGTCTCCCGATCGGTTGCCAGGGGGGAATCCTTCCAGCTGTTCCGCAGCGTTATCAACGGCAATACCCGCTGCACCGGGCATTCCGAGTGCGACGCGATCATTATGGATGGCGCGCGCGTCAGCGCGGTGCCGGAGCTGACCGCCGCGCACATCGACGCATCGCTGGTGCACGAGGCGGCGATCGGCAAGATCGCGGGCGAGCAGATCATCAAGCTGGAGACGCTGGGCCTGAGCGAGCAGGAGGCGGAGCGCAAGATCATCGAGGGCTTCCTCAAATAGGTGTTTGGCGCCACAGTAAAAAAGCGAACGAAAAGGGGCGGCCGCATATGCGGCCGCCCCTTGTTGCTTGCCTTGTGCGATGTTCCAGAGAGCGCGTGCCATAGAGGAGTATGCGCGCGGGGACGTCCGTCCGCCTGCCCCGCCTGTGCAAGGGGCGCGTTACCTTCGGGCCAACGCCGCGATGCGCGCTGCCACCTGCCGGGGAGAGATGCCCGTCACGTCGATCTTTGTGGTGTCCAGCGTATTGTAGAGGGGTAGGCGCGCGGCGGCGTCCGTCTGCTGGCCCCGCCTGTGCAAGGGGCGCGTCACCTTCGGGCCAACGCCGCGATGCGCGCTGCCGCCTGCTGGGGGAGATGTCCGTCACGTCAATCTTTGTGGTGTCCAGCGTATTGTAGAGGGGCAGGCGCGAGGCGGCGTCCGTCTGCTGGCCCCGCCTGTGCAAGGGGCGCGTCACTTTCGGGCCAACGCCGCGATGCGCGCTGCCGCCTGCTGAGGGAGATGTCCGTCACGTCGATCTTTGTGGTGTCCAGCGTATTGTAGAGGGGTAGGCGCGAGGCGGCGTCCGTCTGCTGGCCCCGCCTGTGCAAGGGGCGCGTCACCTTCGGGCCAACGCCGCGATGCGCGCTGCCACCTGCCGGGGAGAGATGCCCGTCACGTCGATCTTTGTGGTGTCCAGCGTATTGTAGAGGGGTAGGCGCGCGGCGGCGTCCGCGAGCCTATCCGGCTGGCGCTGGCCGCGCGCAACATCCTGTCGCCAGTGCGCTTCGAGCGCCACAGGCGTGCATACCAGCGAGAGGGACAGCACATCGTAGCCCTCCTGTGGCAGGCGCGATAGGATGTCGTCGATGATCTGCTGCTGGTGCATCACCCAGCTGAGGATCACGTACTGAAAGTGGCTGTTGCCGAGCGCGCCGCGCAATAGATGGGTGATGTTGTCCAGCACCATGGCCTTGTTTTCCGCATCCACAACGAACGGGTGCATGTCCCAGCACCAGTCGCCGTCCAGATAAAAGCTGGGCACAAGCATGCCAGCCAGCGCGCGGCCCACCGCGCTCTTGCCCACACCCATCGTGCCGCCCAGCAGGATCAGTTTCTTCATGCGCTACCGACTCCCCCATCACAAATAGACGCTGCGCCCATTATACGCCTGGCGCGCGTATGCGTCTACAGGCGCTTTACCGGCAGGCGCAGCACGGTGCGCAGCCGCGCGGGATCCGCGCGCCGGGGGTCGGAGAGGTAGATCTCGTGGTGCCGGCGGGCGGCGTCGGGCGCCAGCTGCTGCGCCTGCATAAAGGCGTGCAGCTGCGCCAGGCTCACCGGCTCGTCCGCATAGGGACCGCGGTGCAGCATCTGCACGCAGCGTCCCTCAGTCCAGGTGACAAAGCGTGCCCGCGCGATGGGGAGATCGGGCTTTTTGCGCTGGCACGCCAGCAGCGCGTCTGCAAAGACATCCTCGGTGACAAAATCGGGCTGGCGGATCATGCTCGTCCAACACCAATCGCCCCGCGCCTGCACGTCAAAGGGGCCATCCTTGCAGGACCACAGCCCCTCCAGCGGGGGTACCACGTACTCGTAGTAGCCCGCGATAGGGCGCGGCCCCAGCTTGGACATCTTGATGTTGAAGCTCAGCGCGTAGAGCACCTGCAGCGCCTGCTGGTAGTCCGCGCCCTCGGGCGCGCCTTCCCCGTCCACCATGATGAAGCGCATGGCCGGCACGTCGATACACATGGGCGCGGCCCCCGGCAGATAGAGGTCCTTGTAAGCCTTTTTAAAATCCAGTTTTTCCATGGACGCATCCCTCCTTTTGATTGCCTTTAGCATAGCGCGGCAAAGCGGACAACATACGCGGCCTATTTATAAAAAATATGTCCATCCATGGCCGCCTGGCTGGGGCGAAGAAAAGGGGGGCGCGCCACATATGCGCGCAAGGGAAGCGTCAGGTGCCACATATATGAAAAAAACGCTGGCCGTGGATGTCTGTCCACCCAGCGCCTGTCAAAGGCGCCTGCTGCGCCGCCCATGGCGCAGTGCGGGGAAGGCAGAGCGCCCGCTGCTATGGCGCTTTGCGTAATCTCCAGCGCTTGTTTGACCTGTTTTTTATGTGGTTTGAACAGGCAACGCAAGCGACGAACGCCCAGCCGAACAAAACGCCATGGCGTTCGGCCTGCTTTTATATGGTGGTACAAGCGAAACAGAAGTGGGCATGGGGCCTGGTCGCGTCGTTATTTTGCACCCTGCCATGCAATGCACCCAAACGAGGCAAAGGATCGGTGCCTTGCTCCCAGCCCAAAGAACCGCTTTGCCTGGCATTGCTTTTCTAGCTGGCGAGGCAAGCGGGACGGACGACGGCGCCTGCCCATACAAAGCCCATATTCCTTGGGCCAACGTTTAACAGGGCAGGCAGTGAGGCGGAAGCTATTGCACCGATTGCATATAAAAACCAGCGCTTTCCTACGCCGGTTTTTATCAAGACAGGCAATGAGCCAACGGGCGCTTTCACATGCCGGCCTGCAAGCCACCGCTTTTTTGCGTCTGCCTTTATCAAGGCAGGCAATGAATCAGCGGGCATCTTCGCATGCCAACCCCAAAATTACCGTTTTCTTTGATCCTACCTTTTTTTCGTAAAAGAAAGGTGGGTTTGTAAAAGAAAGGTAGGCTATGCGGCGTCCGCAAGCTTCATATCGCCGGAGCGCACCCAGCCCAGTTTGCGCAGGCCCGCGTCGAAGAGCAGGGTCAGCGCGATGGGCAGCACAAAGTGTACCAACGCGATTTCGCCCAGCAGCAGCCACGTGTTGGTGGTGGGGGACATGGTGGCCCAGGTGGCGAACTGGCCCACCAGGCCGCTCGTGCCCATGCCAGCGCCCAGCGCGTTGCAGCTCATACGAAACACGGCGGTGGAGATGGGCCCCACCACCGCGGCGGCGAGGGTGGGCGCAATCCATATCTGGGGCCGGCGGATGATGTTGCCCACCTGCAGCATGGAGGTGCCCAAGCCCTGGGCGAGCACGCCGCCCCAGCTGTTATCGCGTCTGCTGGCCGCGGCAAAGCCCACCATCTGCGCGCAGCAGCCGGCCACGGCCGCGCCCGCGGCAAGGCCGTCCAAACCGATGGAGATGGCGATGGCGGCGCTGGAGATGGGCGCGGTGAGCGCCATGCCCATGATCACCGCCACCAGGATGCCCATGGGGATGGGCTGCAGGGTGGTGGCGTAGTTGATGGCCTGCCCCAGCGCGGTCATAAACGAGCCGATGGGGGGACCCACGTACACGCCGATGAGCCCGCCGGAGATGATGGAGACAAAGGGCACGGCCACGATATCAAACCCGCCGGTGCGCCCGCACACCAGATCGCCCAGCACGGCGCCCACAATGGCCGCCACCAGCGCGCCGACCGGCCCGCCGCCCGAGGCGTAACCGATGGCGCCCGTCACCGCGGCAGAGAAGATGACCAGCGGGCGCACCTTCATGCCGTAGGCGATGGCCACGCCGATGGCCGCGCCCACCACGGGCGAGGAGGCATCCACCATTTTGGTGAGCTGCTCCAGAAAGCCCAGCCCCGGTATTTTGGCAAACTGCCCGAGAATCAGCCCGATGATCAGTGTACAGAACAGGCCCAGCGCCATGGAACTGAGCGGATCGATGATATAGCGCTTGGCGAAGCGGGAGACGGCCCCGCCGCCCTTTTCCTTGTTTGCTGCCATTCGTAATCGCAACTCCTTTTCACAGGTGCACAATCGTGCCGTTTTATTCGCATTACATGCGCTCGGGCGCCGCCATGCCGATCAGGTACAGGCCCGATGCAAGGACGGTGCGCGCCGCGTCCGTCAGGCACAGGCGCGCCTGGCGCCTGGCGGGGTCTTCACACATGATATGGTGCTCGTAATAGAACCGGTTGAAGGCCTGGGCCACATCCACGATATAGCGTGTGATGAGCGAGGGCTCGTTCTGCGCCATGGCGTCCTGCACAACCGCGCCGTAGCGGGCCAGCAGCGCCAGCAGGGCCTGGGTTTCCTCGTCATCCAGCAGCGCATAATCCACGGGTAGGGCGGCGTCATAGCGCGCCTTGCGCAGCACGCTGCAGGCGCGCGCATGGGTGTACTGCACGTAAGGGCCGGTCTCCCCGTCAAAGTTCAGCGCGCGCGCGTAGGAGAAGGTGATGTCCTTGATGCGGTTGTTGCTCAAGGTGTTGAACACAATCGCGCCCACGCCCACCTGGCGGGCCACTTCGTCAAAGTTTTCCAGCGCGGGGCTCTTCTCCTGCATGATCTGGCGGGTTTTTTCAATGGCGGCGCGCAGCACGTCCTCCAGAAAGACCACCCGCCCCTTGCGCGTGGAGAGGGTGCCCTCCTCCAGCGACACCATGCCGAAGGCCACGTGCTCCAAATCCTTGGCCCAGGGGTAGCCCATCAGCTCGATCACTTTGAACCACTGGGCAAAGTGCAGGTTTTGCTGGTAGGCCACCACGTAAAGGCATTTTTCAAAATCGTAGGTATCCTTGCGGTAGAGCGCTGCGGCAATATCCCGCGTGGCGTAGAGGGTGGCGCCGTCCGCCTTGAGGATCATGCACGGGGGCATGTTGTAGGCGGACAGGTCCACCACCTGCGCGCCTTGGCTCTCCACCAGCAGGTGCTTGTCCGCAAGCTCTTTGATCACGCGGTCCATCTTGTCGTTGTAAAAGCTCTCGCCCGCGTAGGAGTCAAAATGCACGTCGAGCAGCTCGTACACCTTGGCGACCTCGCGCAGCGTCAGCTCCTTGAACCAGTTGAACAGGGAAAGCGCTTCCTCGTCGCCATCCTCGATCTTTTTAAACCAGGCGCGCGCCTCGTCCTCCAGCGCGGGGCACTGCTCGGCCTCCTCGTGGAAGCGCACGTAGATATCCAGCAGGCCGTTGATGGTGGTGCGCTCGATTTCCTCGCGGTTTCCCCAGCGCTTGTAGGCGACAATCAGCTTGCCGAACTGGGTGCCCCAGTCGCCCAAATGGTTGATGCCCACGCTTTTATAGCCCAGGAAATTGTAAATGCGGTACAGGCTATTGCCGATGACCGTGGTGCTCAGATGGCCAATGTGGAAGGGCTTGGCGATGTTGATGGAGGAATAGTCGATGCACACTGCCCGCCCATGGCCCAGGTCTTCTCTGCCGTAGTCCGGCCCCTGCGCGCGGATTTCCTCCAGCACGCCCCGCGCAAGCGCGGCGCGGTCCAGGTAAAAATTGAGATACCCGCCCACAGCCTCCACGCGCGCCAGGCAGACGGGCAGGCCCGCCTCTAGAATGCGCGCGGCCAAGTCCGCGGCGATTTTGGGCGGGGCCTGGCGCAGCGCGCGCGCCAGCTTAAAGCAGGGCAACGCAAAATCACCCAGCTTGCGCTCGGGCGGCACCTCCAGCCAGCTTTGGGTTTGGGCCGCATCAAGCTGCGCGCCCTCGGG
Above is a window of Maliibacterium massiliense DNA encoding:
- a CDS encoding AAA family ATPase yields the protein MKKLILLGGTMGVGKSAVGRALAGMLVPSFYLDGDWCWDMHPFVVDAENKAMVLDNITHLLRGALGNSHFQYVILSWVMHQQQIIDDILSRLPQEGYDVLSLSLVCTPVALEAHWRQDVARGQRQPDRLADAAARLPLYNTLDTTKIDVTGISPRQVAARIAALARR
- a CDS encoding class I SAM-dependent methyltransferase, with translation MNNEYDNEKFFEEYAKMSRSKEGLKAAGEWHQLKPLFPSLEGKSVLDLGCGYGWHCKFAEEQGATKILGIDLSKKMIEEAQKRNSGNQIEYRISGLEEYDYPENEWDCVISNLALHYIEDIVEIFQKVYRTLKPGGIFLFNIEHPVFTAGVGQDWIYTDDGKPQYWAIDNYFITGERNTHFLGCDVVKQHHTLTQIIMGLLNNGFELKVVEEAEPPKEMMDIPGMEDELRRPMMLLVKAIAKK
- a CDS encoding aminoglycoside 6-adenylyltransferase AadE; its protein translation is MRSEKEVYDIVLNFAKTDKRIRMVTLEGSRTNTNIPPDDFQDFDITFFVTDMDSFTSDDKWLDIFGERLILQKPEDMELFPAVEKGFSYLMLFTDDVKIDLTLLPLELIDEYFTWDKLVKLLLDKDNRIVKPPIPTDIDYHLQKPTQRMFDDCCNEFWNTTTYVVKGLCRKEILFAIDHMNDIVRKELLRMISWLIGIKQGFHFSLGKNYKFMKQYVPEELWERLMSTYNMDSYPHMWESFEQCMALFREVSSEVACQLDYQYPLYDEKISNYVIRQKKKYGIEDDNK
- a CDS encoding GyrI-like domain-containing protein, coding for MEKLDFKKAYKDLYLPGAAPMCIDVPAMRFIMVDGEGAPEGADYQQALQVLYALSFNIKMSKLGPRPIAGYYEYVVPPLEGLWSCKDGPFDVQARGDWCWTSMIRQPDFVTEDVFADALLACQRKKPDLPIARARFVTWTEGRCVQMLHRGPYADEPVSLAQLHAFMQAQQLAPDAARRHHEIYLSDPRRADPARLRTVLRLPVKRL
- a CDS encoding ATP-binding cassette domain-containing protein, with protein sequence MDLLTLQNVSMQVEDQKEILKNIDLSIAPGKLVAVTGPNGGGKSTLAKVVAGILQPTAGRILYEGKDITQASITQRAQMGIGFAFQQPVRFKGITVRDIVNLAAGATLTDMQLCDYLSDVGLCARDYIDREINASLSGGEIKRIEIAGVMARKSRLTIFDEPEAGIDLWSFNNLIGVFKNLRRTLQGSVIIISHQERILDIADEIVVLSGGQITARGAREQILPELLASEGQCLFCPGKEVQ
- a CDS encoding phosphoribosyltransferase family protein; translated protein: MEASYYELHVAGITRQLPILQVAPNLAIASFVILGDCQMVSAAAPLLAERLPQVDYIVTAEAKGIPLAYEISRIKQLPYYIVARKSIKPYMAQPLTDAVVSITTQKMQSLCLDGRDARAIAGRRVAIVDDVISTGESLAAVERLVEKAGAQVVARAAILAEGAAAKRKDIFFLATLPLFPR
- a CDS encoding NCS2 family permease — protein: MDFLQDLLAAVGVVLNGIPQGLLALSMGFASVPTALGFLVGGIACILFGSVAPISFQAETIVLAGSMGRDMRERLSMVFYAGLLMAALGACGLLGGIVDFAGDVVINAMMAGVGLVLVRLALDMVRQNKVVGITSVVTAAIVYFFLGRNLVYTIIVSLVVSSIAARVAKQAVGRDAVLEKMGRLKLQRPTLNLRVARGALALCCLTVGGNIAFGSITGAMAGAAANVDHLTIYSGLADAASSLFGGAPVETIISATGSAPHPVAAGVLMMLIMAAILFFGLLPRVGRHVPSQSIAGFLLILGAAVTVPTNAAAAFAGTGAGDPILAGVTMAVTAFTDPFFGILAGIALQALLRLGLGL
- a CDS encoding SufD family Fe-S cluster assembly protein, with amino-acid sequence MHDILKKLLNLVTDDGIVDPKWAYNIREDGACAGRQNSQNVTITSKEGVSGIDITVKPGTKGERVYIPACITHSNVDDLVYNDFHIGAGADVTIVAGCGVHTEGEEDSQHNGIHRFFIAEGARVVYLEKHIGIGEGTGKRIINPETYVELARDATMQMDTTQIKGVDSTVRTSRAVLEAGSRLIIREKIMTHGQQRAETVFHVDLNGEDAGCDLVSRSVARGESFQLFRSVINGNTRCTGHSECDAIIMDGARVSAVPELTAAHIDASLVHEAAIGKIAGEQIIKLETLGLSEQEAERKIIEGFLK
- a CDS encoding helix-turn-helix domain-containing protein; the encoded protein is MELAIGSAIARLRKARGVTQAQLAEAVGVSVAAVSKWETGVSLS
- a CDS encoding aspartate/glutamate racemase family protein; the encoded protein is MYPNLENGIVIPSDKEKMIALANKYIEKENVDALILACTELPLAIKPEDVNVPIVNTTQVHINAIYQYAIR
- a CDS encoding ZIP family metal transporter; translation: MESLHPALLALLGTGFTFLMTAAGAAVVFFFRGEIKPSIQRVFLGFAAGVMIAASVWSLLIPAIEMAEEQQLIGWIPAALGFVIGGVFMLVLDRVMPHLHPGSRNPEGTQSNLKRTSMLVLAVTLHNIPEGMAVGLSFALSVQAGANVTLAAAMALALGIGLQNFPEGAAISLPLKKEGLSRTRSFVYGALSGIVEPIFGVLTVFIAGAASVAMPYLLSFAAGAMIYVVVEELIPEAHLGEHSHAGTLGVMLGFLVMMILDVALG